The Gossypium hirsutum isolate 1008001.06 unplaced genomic scaffold, Gossypium_hirsutum_v2.1 scaffold_403, whole genome shotgun sequence genomic sequence AAAAAGATAGGAAAGCCTCAAATTTTTCGTTTGAATCAAATGCAATCAGAGACGAAGATGAGTGCCGGATTGAGAAAAGAAGGCTCTCAAATTGGATGAATATTTGgacaaattttgtaattttgcaaGTCTAGGATATCAGATAACAACGagaaataattacaaattagATAACAACAACAGTAAGTTTTGGTTGCTTATAGACGTTAAGGTCTTTCGGAATGATACCTATTACCTCCATCTCTATCTCTGTTACcaactcaaaaattataaataatattgataatgtctaaaattattaattcatcCTAATTTTTATTGCCATTAATATtagatttcatttttattaaaataaaatgatagttatttttattaccattaacattaaaacacttattaaagtaaaattgctttattattattaaatttttataattacataGATAAAACAAATTGGTAATTTctttattaaactaaaataccAATTAATTTTAGTGGTTGAGACTcttctaattaatatttttattaaatattaattaatttcatttttaattaattaatttagtaaacttttttttgaataatattattataagttttgattatatctgttctttttgacacaatgtctagaactactcATAATTTCTCTTCAACCCATAAAttagaggataatgcgcttcaagtcaactcactcaaacatttcctcatgcaTTAACAACAATGTTCATgtcaatcgaattaagactccatcaacattaattaataaatttaaatatgaagGGAAAATAAATAACTTTGACATGACATTTAGTTTTTCATTTAGCTCTAAGTTGCATGTTATATATTTTATCTCACATGcaagaattattttaattattgttaatattattgaTCATGTAAGGAGATAGAATTTATTATGTTGAAAGGTCATAGAAAAATAATTctataaaaattatttacattgataaaatatattattattaaaatttaaatgatttattctctattttttatttatcacaTATATCTTTTTGTTTTGGAATTTAGATAACAACCAATAAATCAATTGttatatctttattttttattaattgaactgttatttattttgaagtttatggacgtaaataatgaaattaaattgaatgtcTGATTATTTCTTTTTTAGATCTTTATTTGATAGGgattaaaaaatacaatttttttttatttataaaggtTTCGAGTTCAATTTTTGTGACAATTGGTAGAGTTAGGGATTAACCAATAGTTAAGGTAAAAACATGTTTATAATGAATTTGAATATTGTTAAGCCTGAATGGTTATTAATAAAATGAGGAGAGAAtgagaaattttcaaaattatgatAGTATAAGTATACATTGTGTGAGATCGATGAACAGAAAGACTATTGCATGAGATATTAGAGCTTAAAAGCCCTATTCTAGGGAAATGGTGATGaccaagttttacactttatgtgaaattgatgagCAGAAAACTATGTAATGAAATATTAGAGACTTTAATTGTTGTTTGAACTAAGCCGGGAGGAAAAGCATGTAATGAAAGTTTTGCAATTGAGCCTAACtcaataaattcatttatatatgaATGGGAGTTTGTGAATTTATTAATTAGAGGAAGATAGTTATTTCTTGATGCACTATTCATTACATTTGACTATGGAAGTTGTGGGAAATAGTTAAAAGGAACAAATTTATTATGGTACGGAGTTTGCTATATATGTTTCGTTATTGTATTTAATAAGGTGAAGATTATGGCAGAGTAGATATGgaaaaatcaaatatatacatggttaggtgatgaattttatttatttatttatcttttatagcGATTTATTAAtcaaaacacatatataaatttattaatcaaaacacatataaaaaaaataaaaaaggcttGCAATAGTTTAAACAAAGGGTAACACTCAAAGAATACATTCAGCCAACAAAATtgaaactttaataataataactcaTCCTCGTTAAGTTCTCTAATTACCTACTATGAAAAGGCAGAAATAAAGGCTCAAAAACTTTTTAGGCTATAACCTTATCCAACCTATGTGCGTTAGTTTTGATGACCTTTACGATATGAATGATATCCCCATCTTCTACCCGGTCCAAAATCTGACCTTTTTTGCTTTCGTATATATCGTTTTATTTAGATAATTTATGTGATAATATATatgtaaacataaaataaaatttattaagttatgtttaaaatttaaaatcttatatatcattattatgcattggaaattttatttaaattttgatcaattaattatttgaatcCATAATATCTTTTGATCTTTGAATTGATACATTTTTActgatataattattttattttaatatataatctaTTTGCTTATGGATGTCAAGCTCTTCTAGAATGATACCTACTAGAATTCATTTTCTTTGAAAAGATgcttatttattctaattttaatttaattcaatttactcATGAGTCATGTATAAGATGCCTACATACCTTTTATAACCGGGAGAGGACTACCAGGTGAAGGTGGAGGAGATAAGGATGGCAGAGATAAGGATGGGGTCGCTGTAGTATAGAAAGGATACAAATCCCAGCGGAAATAACAGCTAGGCCTCGTAACATAACCTCCTTGCTTCCCATGGCAACAACTTTCATAGTTACTCACGGATTGCCTTAGGTAGGAATCACAATCCTTGTGTGATAAATCTGGAGTGCACTGCATTAGCGCATATATCTTTTGGAATACTGTAAAGTCTGCTTCCCCGGTTGCATACTTAAGAGTAGAAGAGCCGTTGGAAGCGTTTCTCACCACTGTGTCCATCAAACTCTCCCAAACCGTATCAAATTCTGTTGAGTTAGATTTGATGTCGCCTGTATTATAGCCTGCCTCGGGGTTTCCTAGCTCCTCCAGGGTTCCATAAAACGAACGAttgttgaaagctggactgcaatgcaacatggagccagaagcatgctactgtcgagaccagcagctatcaAGCTCAACTCATTTTGCTTGGCGCGCATGAATGGTTTTTGGACCAAATGAAGCAACTGACAttgttgttttgttttgatgtaatttagttCGGTTCAACTCTAACTAGTTTCCAAAGTTAGTTGGATTAAGTTTGTGATTGGATTGATGATGTAAAAGCTGATATGTCAGCttattttgtatttgacttaagcttgtattagtttagtttaagtgggagtagttatgtcattaggtaactgtcaaatgaaccaaaatttgtaactcttttatatattcaaattatgaaTGAAAATTAGGAGTGTTCAGTTACAATTTTTGCTGGACATTCAAATCTTTGCTTGCTGCTCTGCTTTTTCTGCTTCGATTATTCTTGCATTTGTGTGTAAATCTCTTtgttgctgctgccattgttcctaCAAATGGTATCATGAGCCCGAGTCTTTGAGGGGCCTTTGCATGCATTctgttgatttcaatttaaaatctaCAGCAAAGCTTAAAACTAAAAAGGATCGAAGCACTTAAACTCAGTTTAGCAAGATGAGTTTCACTCCACCACCTCCACCAGTGTTCACTGGAGAAAACTAtcacatttggatagttaaaatgaaGACTTATCTTCAGGCACACGATCTTTGGAGTGTGATTGAGAATGAtgctgaaccacctccattgagagcCAATCCCACCATTGCACAGATGAGGCAGCATGCTGaggagcgagccaagaagcataaGGCTATGGCCTACTTGCAAAATGGAGTCTCTGATGTGATATTCACTCGtatcatggcctgtgactcaccaaaacaggcctgggagaagctgaaggaggagttcatggggaCTGACAAGACAAGGCAACAGCAAGTGATCAACCTTAGgagagattttgaaaatttgaggatgaaggagtctgagaccatcaagcagt encodes the following:
- the LOC107929830 gene encoding cysteine-rich receptor-like protein kinase 14, whose amino-acid sequence is MAAATKRFTHKCKNNRSRKSRAASKDLNVQQKFPAFNNRSFYGTLEELGNPEAGYNTGDIKSNSTEFDTVWESLMDTVVRNASNGSSTLKYATGEADFTVFQKIYALMQCTPDLSHKDCDSYLRQSVSNYESCCHGKQGGYVTRPSCYFRWDLYPFYTTATPSLSLPSLSPPPSPGSPLPVIKGM